The following are encoded in a window of Ignicoccus islandicus DSM 13165 genomic DNA:
- the hisF gene encoding imidazole glycerol phosphate synthase subunit HisF produces MLKKRIIPCLDVKDGRVVKGVNFENLRDAGDPVELAARYEEEGADEVVFLDISATPEGRETMVKVVRDTASVLTIPLTVGGGVRSLSHFAKLLSSGADKVSVNTAAVKNPELITIAASEFGSQAVVVAIDAKRKGSSWEVYVSAGKVPTGLDAIEWAKRVEELGAGEILLTSIDYDGTQMGYDIELTRKVSESVGIPVIASGGAGSPEHIYEVLTKGEADAALAASIFHYGKYRVREVKEYLRERGVPVRLD; encoded by the coding sequence ATGCTCAAGAAAAGAATCATTCCGTGCTTGGACGTAAAGGACGGAAGAGTCGTTAAGGGGGTAAACTTCGAGAACTTAAGGGACGCCGGAGACCCCGTTGAACTCGCCGCGAGGTACGAGGAAGAGGGGGCTGACGAGGTAGTCTTCCTAGACATATCTGCCACGCCCGAGGGAAGGGAGACGATGGTTAAGGTCGTGAGGGATACTGCTTCGGTCCTCACTATACCGCTAACCGTAGGGGGAGGAGTCAGGTCCCTAAGCCACTTCGCGAAGCTCTTGTCTTCCGGTGCCGATAAGGTAAGCGTCAATACAGCAGCTGTTAAGAATCCCGAACTGATCACAATAGCAGCGTCCGAGTTCGGATCGCAGGCCGTTGTAGTAGCAATAGACGCAAAGAGGAAGGGAAGTAGCTGGGAAGTATACGTTAGCGCTGGAAAGGTCCCAACTGGCCTCGATGCTATCGAGTGGGCTAAGAGGGTTGAAGAACTTGGGGCAGGGGAAATTTTGCTTACTTCCATCGATTACGACGGCACCCAAATGGGATATGATATAGAACTCACGAGGAAAGTTAGCGAAAGCGTTGGAATACCAGTTATAGCCTCTGGAGGCGCCGGAAGTCCGGAACACATCTACGAAGTCCTCACGAAAGGCGAAGCGGACGCTGCCTTAGCAGCGTCTATATTCCATTACGGTAAGTATAGGGTAAGAGAGGTTAAGGAATACCTTAGAGAAAGGGGAGTTCCAGTTCGATTAGACTAG
- a CDS encoding uL15m family ribosomal protein, whose product MVVRRRKKSRKLRGRSRTMGWGQIGQHRKNGARGGFGNAGMHKHMWTWVTAKSPGYFGKFGFKLPPEAKVEFVEINVDALDDLARKLNTTTLDLAAMGYNKLLGRGKVKGAYTVIVANASPSAIKKVVEAGGKVITPDGEELKVEE is encoded by the coding sequence ATGGTAGTCCGTAGAAGGAAGAAGAGCAGGAAGTTGAGGGGAAGGAGCAGGACCATGGGTTGGGGTCAAATAGGCCAGCACAGGAAGAACGGTGCTAGAGGAGGATTCGGTAACGCCGGAATGCACAAACACATGTGGACGTGGGTAACTGCTAAGAGTCCCGGCTACTTCGGTAAGTTCGGTTTCAAGCTCCCTCCGGAAGCTAAAGTGGAGTTCGTTGAGATCAACGTTGACGCATTGGACGACCTAGCTAGGAAACTGAACACAACCACTTTGGACTTAGCTGCGATGGGTTACAATAAGCTCTTGGGAAGAGGAAAGGTCAAAGGCGCGTATACAGTAATAGTAGCCAATGCCTCCCCTAGCGCTATCAAGAAGGTCGTGGAGGCCGGTGGTAAGGTAATTACTCCAGATGGCGAGGAACTTAAGGTAGAGGAGTAA